The Aureitalea marina genome includes a window with the following:
- a CDS encoding DUF6095 family protein, with amino-acid sequence MDLEDKTGQKFTDKKLLVRGIKRTALSIPLLVLTTYLFTFAFLNKEVIPLYWLLPLAIIAMGLTIYLMFKGIGLIMKSLF; translated from the coding sequence ATGGATTTGGAAGATAAGACTGGTCAGAAATTCACCGACAAGAAATTGCTGGTACGGGGAATTAAACGGACGGCCTTGTCTATTCCTTTACTGGTATTAACGACCTACCTGTTTACCTTTGCCTTCCTAAACAAAGAAGTAATTCCACTTTACTGGTTACTGCCGCTGGCGATAATTGCAATGGGCCTCACCATATATCTGATGTTCAAAGGAATAGGACTTATCATGAAGTCACTCTTCTAA
- the murQ gene encoding N-acetylmuramic acid 6-phosphate etherase: MAFKKTTEEDSLYQDLEKMPISELLANINREDQTVAESVHAVLPQIEQLARAISDKINAGGRLFYLGAGTSGRLGIVDASECPPTFGVPHNLVIGLIAGGDSAIRKAVEFAEDSKEQGWNDLQSHEVSPRDVVVGIAASGTTPYVVGALKKCNEMGIITGGITCNAGSPLAQVAKFPIEAVVGPEFVTGSSRMKAGTAQKMILNMLSTTAMIRLGRIKGNKMVDMQLSNNKLVDRGTRMIMEELDLKEDEAEFLLKKHGSVRKAIENYGFGR, encoded by the coding sequence ATGGCCTTCAAAAAAACCACAGAAGAAGATTCGCTTTATCAAGACCTGGAAAAAATGCCAATTTCCGAGTTATTGGCCAATATCAATCGTGAGGATCAGACGGTGGCGGAATCGGTACATGCCGTTCTGCCCCAGATCGAGCAATTGGCGAGGGCTATTTCCGACAAGATCAATGCCGGAGGGAGACTATTCTATCTTGGAGCAGGAACTAGCGGTAGACTGGGAATTGTAGACGCAAGTGAATGCCCACCCACCTTTGGCGTCCCTCACAATTTGGTGATCGGTCTTATTGCCGGAGGTGACAGTGCGATCAGGAAGGCCGTAGAATTCGCCGAAGATTCCAAGGAACAAGGCTGGAACGACCTCCAGTCTCATGAAGTGAGTCCAAGGGATGTGGTCGTGGGTATTGCTGCTTCCGGGACTACGCCATACGTGGTGGGTGCACTGAAAAAATGTAATGAAATGGGCATTATTACCGGAGGAATTACCTGTAATGCCGGCAGTCCCTTAGCGCAAGTAGCCAAATTTCCTATTGAGGCAGTGGTGGGACCTGAATTCGTTACCGGTAGCTCCAGGATGAAAGCCGGCACCGCACAAAAAATGATCCTAAACATGCTTTCTACCACCGCCATGATCCGATTGGGGCGAATAAAAGGGAACAAAATGGTGGATATGCAATTGAGCAACAACAAATTGGTCGATCGAGGAACTAGAATGATCATGGAGGAGTTGGATCTCAAGGAAGACGAGGCAGAATTCCTGTTGAAGAAACACGGTAGTGTTAGAAAAGCCATCGAAAATTATGGATTTGGAAGATAA
- a CDS encoding MGH1-like glycoside hydrolase domain-containing protein: protein MYSTDQLRNHFTAVLNDNWQDGFTIPCQGLYPFQWFWDSGFIALGWAHLDMDRAKQEILALLKGQWSNGFIPHIVFHNPSDSYYPGPEVYRADLSEHAPEIPTSGITQPPVTGFVLQDMFRISGNSQELLFFIDSIYDQVFANHQYFYENRDPNMEGLVYICHNWEAGTDNTPVWDLIWDTFSVPEYQLNRKDTKLIDASHRPSDAEYRYYIHLVELFKSWNYQDDLIAEQCPFLIQDPLFNSMLIASNRSLIWLGELLGRDQQVEQLRAWTELAVQGMNDKLYDPDLKGYVYYDLRGERKLPYLSSSSFAPLMAQIPSASQADEMIGHLCGGRFGGKDQENFLCASFDPLSEWFESSRYWRGPVWINLNWIIYKGLRNYQLNTEAEQIKKDTLDLLTKYGCFEYFEPSREMNEGLKAGYGGNNFSWSAALGLDLLNQ, encoded by the coding sequence ATGTATTCTACCGACCAACTTCGCAATCACTTTACCGCAGTACTCAACGACAATTGGCAGGACGGATTTACGATTCCCTGCCAGGGATTGTATCCTTTTCAGTGGTTTTGGGATTCCGGGTTTATAGCACTGGGATGGGCACATCTCGATATGGATAGAGCTAAGCAGGAGATACTGGCTCTGCTTAAAGGGCAGTGGTCCAATGGGTTTATTCCTCATATTGTTTTTCATAACCCATCGGATAGTTATTATCCCGGACCTGAGGTATATCGGGCAGATCTCAGCGAGCACGCGCCAGAGATTCCTACCTCAGGGATCACTCAGCCCCCGGTTACCGGATTTGTTCTGCAGGATATGTTCCGGATCTCTGGCAACTCCCAGGAGTTGTTATTCTTTATAGACTCCATATACGACCAGGTCTTTGCCAATCACCAATATTTCTATGAGAACAGGGACCCGAATATGGAAGGATTGGTTTATATCTGTCATAACTGGGAAGCCGGGACGGATAATACTCCCGTTTGGGACTTGATCTGGGATACATTTAGCGTACCGGAGTATCAACTGAACAGAAAGGATACTAAGCTGATCGATGCCTCTCACAGGCCTTCAGATGCCGAATACCGCTATTACATTCATCTGGTGGAATTGTTTAAATCCTGGAATTACCAGGATGATCTCATTGCCGAACAATGCCCATTTCTGATCCAGGATCCCTTGTTCAACAGCATGTTGATCGCGTCCAATCGTTCCCTGATCTGGTTGGGAGAGCTCTTGGGGAGGGACCAACAGGTCGAACAGTTAAGGGCCTGGACCGAGTTGGCAGTACAAGGGATGAATGACAAGTTATACGATCCGGACTTGAAGGGGTATGTCTATTACGATCTGAGAGGAGAACGGAAGCTACCGTATTTGTCCTCTTCCAGCTTTGCTCCTTTAATGGCCCAAATACCTTCTGCAAGTCAGGCGGACGAAATGATCGGTCATCTGTGCGGGGGGCGATTTGGTGGAAAGGATCAGGAAAATTTTCTGTGTGCCTCTTTTGACCCGCTAAGCGAATGGTTCGAATCTTCGCGGTATTGGAGAGGTCCGGTTTGGATCAATCTGAACTGGATCATTTACAAAGGACTGCGGAATTACCAGTTAAATACCGAAGCCGAACAAATCAAGAAGGATACGCTTGATCTCTTGACCAAGTACGGTTGCTTTGAATATTTTGAACCCTCTCGTGAGATGAATGAAGGACTCAAAGCTGGATACGGAGGGAATAATTTTTCCTGGAGTGCAGCTCTGGGGCTCGACCTATTAAACCAATAA
- a CDS encoding sodium:solute symporter family transporter: MNWIDYAIVGIYIVFFLGMGYFFKDNKDSKDYFLGGRSLGWFPLSLSTMATQLSAISFISAPAFVGLKMGGGMKWLSFEFAVPLAMICIMLFIIPPLFRSGVVSIYEFVEKRFSASTRLVLSVVFQISRALGTGVMVYTIAIILQAVLDVDYIYTILIISVITIIYSWQGGMKAVVWGDAIQMILLFGGLLVCLVYGWQLVQDAGGLANGFDPERLQVIDMNLGIGPDQEYGFWPMLIGGFFLYVSYYGCDQTQAQRMLSAKNEKTIRQLLLANGLLRFPVVLIYCTMGLIIGALVSLSPEFLADIASTTQKHFPQEYASTGFKADLMIPVFIIRYLPHGFIGLLMVAIMSAAMSSLSSTVNSLSAVSVEDFFNRGKKKLEGAAYMRLSKYAVVFWGVVCIAFSFLFGGNKNTVIEIINAIGSVFYGPVLVTFILAIFSKRVNHIGMNAGIITAVLINLMFSGTIQGIFGFDLGIEIFWIWLNFTGVLISLVIAYVVSWLTPAVPIKNGGTRPFEVKRSDIFSKEVYILAAFFVLILIVSYFIPQIFG, translated from the coding sequence ATGAACTGGATCGATTACGCCATCGTCGGAATTTACATTGTATTCTTCCTCGGGATGGGATACTTTTTTAAGGACAATAAAGACTCCAAAGATTATTTCCTAGGAGGTCGTAGCCTGGGCTGGTTTCCTCTTAGTCTTTCTACCATGGCTACTCAGCTTTCGGCTATCAGTTTTATTTCGGCGCCGGCATTTGTAGGGCTCAAAATGGGTGGAGGTATGAAGTGGCTCAGTTTCGAATTTGCTGTTCCTCTGGCTATGATCTGTATCATGTTGTTTATTATCCCACCACTCTTCCGATCTGGGGTAGTGAGTATTTATGAATTTGTAGAGAAACGGTTCTCTGCGAGTACACGCTTGGTACTCAGCGTGGTCTTCCAGATCTCCCGCGCTCTGGGTACCGGAGTTATGGTGTATACCATTGCGATAATATTACAGGCAGTTCTGGATGTGGATTATATCTATACCATACTGATCATATCTGTGATCACTATTATCTATTCCTGGCAAGGTGGCATGAAGGCTGTGGTTTGGGGAGATGCCATACAGATGATCCTACTATTTGGCGGCCTTTTGGTCTGCTTGGTCTATGGCTGGCAATTGGTACAGGATGCCGGAGGTTTGGCTAACGGATTTGACCCGGAGCGACTGCAGGTCATCGATATGAATCTGGGAATAGGACCGGACCAGGAATATGGATTCTGGCCCATGCTCATCGGTGGTTTCTTCTTATATGTTTCTTATTACGGCTGTGATCAGACCCAGGCACAACGTATGCTTTCGGCCAAGAATGAAAAGACGATCAGACAATTGCTGCTGGCCAACGGACTTCTCCGATTCCCTGTAGTGCTGATCTACTGTACCATGGGTCTTATAATTGGGGCTTTGGTCAGCTTGTCACCCGAGTTTTTGGCGGACATAGCCTCGACCACTCAAAAACACTTTCCACAGGAATATGCATCGACCGGCTTTAAGGCCGATCTGATGATCCCGGTGTTTATTATCCGCTACCTGCCTCATGGCTTTATTGGCCTGTTGATGGTGGCCATTATGTCTGCGGCCATGTCCTCACTCAGCTCTACGGTAAACTCCTTATCTGCGGTCAGTGTAGAGGACTTTTTTAACCGGGGGAAGAAAAAATTAGAAGGTGCAGCCTATATGCGATTGTCCAAATATGCCGTGGTCTTTTGGGGAGTGGTCTGTATTGCTTTCTCATTTCTTTTCGGGGGCAATAAAAATACCGTGATCGAGATCATCAACGCTATAGGCTCAGTGTTCTATGGTCCGGTGCTTGTAACCTTTATCCTGGCCATCTTCTCCAAGCGGGTCAATCACATTGGTATGAATGCTGGGATCATCACAGCTGTTTTGATCAACCTGATGTTTTCCGGAACGATTCAAGGCATTTTCGGCTTCGATCTAGGAATAGAGATATTCTGGATCTGGCTCAATTTTACTGGGGTGCTTATATCCCTTGTGATTGCGTATGTGGTTTCCTGGCTGACTCCGGCTGTCCCTATAAAAAACGGAGGAACCAGGCCCTTCGAGGTTAAGCGCTCTGATATCTTTTCCAAGGAAGTATATATACTCGCGGCCTTTTTTGTGTTGATCCTGATCGTTAGTTATTTCATTCCTCAGATCTTTGGTTAG
- a CDS encoding glycerate kinase: MHIAVVPDKYKGCLTAEEVGEAIISGVRDYDPMASCHPFYISDGGDGFLDAIQRYRPELRRISVPTVNAMGQSITGTYLVNQVERTAYFELASASGLASLNPNRLDVVNASTYGTGLEIAHALKQGVENIIIGLGGSATNDLGQGIARALGYRLFNEEGEELKPGLLSLKQVHHIKSPQTSLEKLNWTVINDVDNPLLGPEGATRVYGPQKGVTPELIDPIEKGIAHLATLFEELSEKEVRDIPGSGAAGGTAFGLMSLFKADSVQGSPFLLELTGFSNLLSSGEIDAVITGEGKMDTQTAYGKLIAGVAKVSGEYEVPVGAICGMIQEDLDWEQLGLNAALSISELNPDPRYSYHHAADLIRQQTKLLIEQLLDN; the protein is encoded by the coding sequence ATGCATATAGCTGTAGTGCCGGATAAGTACAAGGGCTGCTTGACCGCCGAAGAGGTTGGGGAAGCAATAATATCTGGAGTGAGGGACTACGATCCGATGGCTAGCTGTCACCCATTCTACATATCGGATGGAGGAGATGGATTTTTGGATGCCATACAGCGGTACAGACCGGAGTTGAGGCGTATCTCTGTTCCAACTGTGAACGCTATGGGTCAATCCATCACAGGAACCTATCTAGTGAACCAGGTGGAGAGGACGGCCTATTTTGAGCTGGCGTCGGCATCTGGTCTGGCGTCCTTGAATCCAAATCGTCTTGATGTTGTAAATGCATCCACTTACGGCACAGGTTTAGAGATCGCCCATGCCCTGAAGCAAGGTGTGGAGAATATTATAATCGGTCTGGGGGGAAGTGCCACTAACGATCTGGGACAAGGTATTGCCCGGGCGTTGGGGTATCGGCTCTTTAACGAGGAAGGAGAAGAACTAAAACCAGGTCTTTTATCGCTAAAGCAAGTTCACCACATTAAAAGTCCACAAACTTCACTTGAAAAGCTCAATTGGACAGTTATCAACGACGTAGATAATCCCCTGCTTGGACCCGAGGGCGCTACCCGTGTATACGGACCACAGAAGGGGGTGACCCCAGAGTTGATCGACCCGATTGAAAAAGGTATTGCCCATCTTGCGACCCTTTTCGAAGAGCTTTCCGAAAAAGAAGTTCGGGATATTCCGGGCTCGGGAGCAGCGGGTGGTACTGCCTTCGGATTGATGAGTCTGTTTAAGGCAGATTCCGTTCAGGGAAGCCCGTTTTTGTTGGAATTGACGGGATTTTCCAATCTATTGAGCAGTGGTGAGATCGACGCGGTGATCACAGGAGAAGGGAAGATGGACACTCAAACTGCCTATGGCAAATTAATAGCTGGAGTAGCAAAGGTTTCTGGCGAATACGAAGTTCCCGTGGGAGCAATCTGCGGAATGATACAGGAAGACCTGGATTGGGAACAACTTGGCCTGAATGCCGCATTGTCCATCTCAGAATTAAATCCGGACCCTAGATACAGTTATCATCACGCGGCTGATTTGATCCGGCAGCAAACAAAGTTGCTTATTGAGCAATTACTCGATAACTAG
- a CDS encoding DUF4249 family protein produces the protein MNNRTFIKLGIGVIGLLIGFSSCQDVVEVDTPSEDPRLVVDALIRVDTSQQFTNFVVKVSQTNSFFEPVPPAGLQQISFTNLENGEGDVLVELEEGSGIYQNPEPFLTENLINGEIILQIDFEDSFYVAYAEFQPTVPFDEVEQGPGGLFDEDDFEVVVTFTDNGDRDDWYLFDFDLTEFLASRDQFYQGQQFSFSYFYDAEIEPGAEVEISIMGVDERFHDYMNKVIEQSAQNFGFFETPSLTVRGNLINATDIDNDGIFDNTANTNNFALGYFAIVQEFKETLVIE, from the coding sequence ATGAATAACCGAACTTTTATAAAACTTGGAATAGGTGTTATCGGATTGCTGATAGGATTTTCGTCCTGCCAGGATGTGGTAGAGGTCGATACACCTTCAGAGGATCCCCGCCTGGTGGTGGATGCCCTGATACGAGTAGACACCAGCCAGCAATTCACCAATTTTGTGGTCAAGGTCAGCCAGACCAATTCCTTCTTCGAACCCGTCCCTCCGGCGGGTTTACAGCAGATATCATTCACCAATCTGGAAAATGGTGAGGGAGATGTGCTTGTCGAACTGGAAGAAGGAAGCGGTATCTATCAGAATCCGGAGCCTTTTCTAACCGAGAATTTGATAAATGGAGAGATCATTCTGCAGATCGACTTTGAAGATAGTTTCTATGTAGCTTATGCGGAGTTTCAGCCAACAGTTCCCTTTGACGAGGTGGAGCAAGGGCCTGGAGGTCTTTTTGATGAGGACGATTTTGAGGTTGTAGTTACCTTTACCGATAACGGGGACAGGGACGACTGGTATCTCTTTGATTTTGACCTCACCGAATTCCTGGCCAGTCGGGATCAGTTTTACCAGGGACAACAGTTTTCATTCTCCTATTTCTACGACGCGGAAATCGAACCCGGCGCTGAGGTTGAGATCTCCATCATGGGTGTGGACGAACGTTTCCATGACTATATGAATAAGGTAATTGAACAGAGCGCCCAGAATTTTGGATTCTTTGAAACACCGTCTTTAACCGTAAGGGGAAACCTGATCAATGCTACTGATATAGATAATGACGGGATATTTGACAATACCGCAAACACGAACAACTTTGCACTTGGTTACTTTGCTATCGTCCAAGAATTTAAAGAAACGCTAGTTATCGAGTAA
- a CDS encoding DUF4249 family protein, with translation MKRWLIYGLLTVGLISCQDVIEVDTPTEDPRLIVDALIRVDTTEAFTFVEVKVSETRSFFETVPPAGLQQITLTGLDGGFGEILIEEVPGSGIYSKLVSTQGLIGEEIFLQIDFEDEFYVAYAEFQPTAPFDSVVQGPGGLFDEDDIEVMVTYTDDGDRDDWYLFDFDLAEFLTSRDQFYQGQQFSFSYFYNQEIEPGTEVEISIMGVDDRFHDYMSKVIEQSSQNFGFFETPSLTVRGNLINATEIDNIENFDNTNTTGNFALGYFAIVQEYTTTLTIEANE, from the coding sequence ATGAAAAGATGGTTAATATACGGGCTACTGACAGTAGGATTGATTTCCTGCCAGGATGTGATCGAAGTAGATACACCTACAGAGGACCCACGCCTGATCGTAGACGCATTAATACGGGTGGACACCACTGAGGCTTTTACCTTTGTAGAGGTAAAGGTCAGTGAGACACGCTCCTTCTTTGAAACGGTCCCTCCCGCAGGCTTGCAGCAAATCACCCTTACTGGATTGGATGGTGGTTTTGGTGAGATTTTAATAGAGGAAGTTCCTGGATCCGGGATTTATTCGAAATTAGTCTCAACCCAGGGGTTGATCGGAGAAGAGATATTCCTGCAGATCGATTTTGAGGACGAATTCTATGTCGCTTACGCGGAGTTTCAGCCCACCGCGCCATTCGACTCGGTGGTACAGGGTCCTGGCGGGCTCTTTGATGAGGATGATATAGAGGTCATGGTGACCTACACTGATGATGGGGATCGGGACGACTGGTATCTCTTTGATTTTGACCTGGCCGAATTCCTCACCAGTAGGGACCAATTCTACCAGGGACAGCAGTTCTCCTTTTCGTATTTTTATAACCAGGAAATTGAACCGGGTACGGAGGTGGAAATTTCGATCATGGGAGTGGACGATCGCTTTCATGACTACATGAGTAAGGTGATCGAACAGAGTTCCCAGAACTTTGGATTCTTTGAGACGCCTTCACTAACGGTAAGGGGAAACCTGATCAATGCCACAGAGATCGATAACATCGAAAATTTTGACAATACCAATACCACCGGCAATTTTGCTCTGGGATATTTTGCGATCGTGCAAGAATACACCACTACTCTAACCATAGAAGCCAATGAATAA
- a CDS encoding TonB-dependent receptor, which translates to MKLTNLLIFLFVVSGIAQSRYTLSGTVTEAASGETLIGVNVLIPELSTGTASNEYGFYSITLPEGTYEVVYTSLGFGEIRQTINLKENIVQDIALSEDLEQLDEVLIEADVEQLSIRSPQMSVATLKAETIKQIPVVLGEADVVKSILLLPGVTSAGEASSGFNVRGGAADQNLILLDEATIFNSSHLFGFFSVFNPDAIKDVKLFKGGIPARYGGRVSSVLDIYQKEGNSKEFHMNGGIGAVASRLLAEGPIIKDKAAFLVGGRASYAHLFLPLFDLDNSAYFYDLNTKVNFRLNERNSIFLSGYFGRDVFEISDNFENTYGNALVNFRWNHIFSEKLFSNLSLIYSDYFYGLELDFVGFEWDSGIQNFNLKYDLKHYLSDKLQVNYGINNIYYQFNPGRIIPNSPESGIVEEQLTKKYANEFAAYVDVSHNISSNFSLQYGLRLSHFTRLGQDELKLYENDQPVVFDPLLLIYEGAEPIGVRESSRGESLASFTNLEPRIAASYVFNDVSSVKASYIRMAQYLHLLSNTSSPTPLDVWTPSGPYVEPQLLDQYALGYFRNINGGEYTLETEIYYKDIQNRIDYIDGANLIANNDIEQVILNGEARAYGFEILFRKNRGKLQGWVAYTLSKSEQRTPGRTPDEIGINNGEWYNTPFDKTHDIAIYGNYILNDKWSFNTNFIFQTGQPTNYPIGQFVIQGIVVPYYGLRNQERLPNYHRMDVSAVYTPSKNKDRKFQSQWVFSIYNLYNRMNAASINFRQNQDTGVNEAVRTSIFGIVPSVTYNFKF; encoded by the coding sequence TTGAAACTAACTAACCTGCTGATCTTCCTGTTCGTTGTATCGGGAATTGCTCAGAGTCGCTATACACTAAGCGGCACCGTCACAGAAGCCGCTTCCGGGGAGACACTCATCGGGGTCAACGTCTTGATCCCAGAACTCAGTACAGGAACGGCCTCCAACGAATACGGATTTTATTCCATCACCCTACCGGAAGGCACCTACGAAGTGGTTTATACCAGTTTGGGGTTTGGGGAGATCCGTCAAACCATAAATCTTAAGGAGAATATCGTCCAGGACATCGCGCTCTCTGAAGATTTGGAACAATTGGATGAAGTATTGATCGAGGCCGATGTGGAGCAACTCAGTATCCGGTCTCCACAGATGAGTGTTGCCACACTGAAGGCAGAGACCATCAAACAGATCCCTGTGGTCTTGGGTGAGGCCGATGTAGTGAAATCCATTTTGTTACTCCCGGGGGTTACCAGTGCTGGAGAAGCTTCCTCAGGTTTCAATGTCCGAGGAGGAGCTGCCGATCAGAACCTCATCTTATTGGACGAGGCCACCATTTTTAACAGTTCCCACCTCTTTGGGTTCTTCTCGGTATTCAATCCCGACGCTATCAAGGATGTCAAGTTATTCAAAGGAGGAATCCCTGCGCGCTATGGTGGTCGGGTGTCATCTGTCCTGGATATTTATCAGAAAGAAGGTAATAGCAAAGAATTTCATATGAACGGTGGTATTGGTGCTGTAGCCAGCCGCTTGCTGGCAGAAGGCCCAATTATAAAGGATAAGGCTGCCTTTTTGGTAGGAGGTAGAGCCTCCTACGCCCACTTGTTCTTGCCCCTTTTTGACCTGGATAATAGCGCTTACTTCTATGATCTGAACACCAAGGTAAATTTCAGGCTCAACGAACGAAATAGTATATTCCTTTCCGGTTATTTTGGAAGAGATGTCTTTGAAATAAGCGACAACTTTGAGAACACCTATGGTAACGCTTTAGTTAATTTCCGCTGGAACCACATATTCTCTGAGAAGTTGTTTTCCAATCTATCTCTTATCTATTCGGATTATTTCTATGGTCTGGAACTGGATTTTGTCGGGTTTGAATGGGACTCTGGAATTCAGAATTTCAATTTGAAGTACGACCTGAAACACTACCTCAGCGACAAGCTTCAGGTCAATTACGGAATCAATAATATTTACTACCAGTTCAATCCTGGAAGGATCATTCCGAACAGCCCAGAATCCGGGATCGTAGAAGAGCAACTGACCAAGAAATACGCCAACGAATTTGCGGCATACGTTGACGTTAGCCACAACATATCCAGTAATTTCAGCTTACAGTACGGACTGCGTCTGAGTCATTTTACCCGTTTGGGACAGGACGAACTGAAGCTATACGAGAACGATCAACCTGTGGTCTTTGACCCACTGTTGCTGATATATGAAGGAGCAGAACCCATAGGTGTAAGGGAGTCCAGCAGAGGAGAAAGCCTGGCGTCCTTTACCAACCTGGAACCTCGGATAGCGGCCTCCTACGTCTTTAACGATGTAAGCTCTGTCAAGGCCAGTTATATCCGTATGGCACAATATCTACACCTACTGTCCAATACCAGTTCCCCTACCCCTTTGGATGTCTGGACACCGAGTGGACCATACGTGGAACCCCAATTGTTGGATCAGTATGCGCTGGGGTATTTCAGAAATATCAATGGCGGAGAATACACCCTGGAAACCGAGATCTACTATAAGGACATCCAGAACAGGATAGATTATATCGACGGAGCCAACCTGATTGCCAACAACGATATAGAACAAGTTATCCTCAATGGAGAGGCCAGAGCCTATGGTTTTGAGATCCTTTTTAGGAAGAACAGAGGGAAGTTGCAGGGATGGGTTGCCTATACCCTTTCGAAATCCGAACAACGTACCCCGGGAAGGACACCGGATGAAATAGGGATCAACAATGGGGAATGGTACAATACACCCTTTGACAAGACCCATGATATCGCTATTTACGGGAATTACATCCTTAACGACAAATGGAGTTTCAACACCAATTTCATTTTTCAAACCGGTCAGCCAACTAACTACCCGATAGGGCAATTTGTTATTCAAGGAATAGTTGTGCCATATTATGGTCTGAGGAACCAGGAGCGCCTGCCCAACTATCACCGCATGGATGTTTCGGCAGTCTACACACCATCGAAGAATAAAGACCGTAAATTCCAGTCTCAATGGGTGTTCAGCATATACAACCTGTACAACAGAATGAATGCAGCTTCCATCAACTTCCGGCAGAATCAGGATACCGGAGTTAACGAAGCCGTCCGAACCTCAATCTTCGGCATCGTCCCATCGGTAACCTATAACTTCAAATTTTAG